One part of the Paraburkholderia flagellata genome encodes these proteins:
- the waaF gene encoding lipopolysaccharide heptosyltransferase II, translated as MRRALVIAPNWIGDALMAQPLFSRLVKLHPRIQIDALAPTWVAPVLERMPEIRDVYATDLGHGKLQLLRRWQLAGDLRAERYDAAYVLPNSLKSALIPWLANIGLRIGYTGENRYGLLNVRHANPPKDERPPMVRHYAALAYAPGASVPDDLPMPRLESDPNEASRVSARFNLDTRVPLLVFCPGAEYGPAKRWPPEHFAALAKMVGQSFPYTQIVALGSPKDAPLAQAIADRAPNVRNLCGQTALGEACALISRANAVVTNDSGLMHVAAALRRPLVALYGSTDPRHTPPLSELAKVQWLHLECSPCFARECPLGHLNCLRELSPEQVFGDLRGMLLGQR; from the coding sequence ATGCGCCGCGCGCTGGTAATCGCACCGAACTGGATCGGTGACGCTCTGATGGCGCAGCCGCTTTTTTCGCGGCTCGTGAAACTGCACCCGCGCATTCAGATCGATGCGCTCGCGCCAACCTGGGTTGCGCCCGTGCTCGAGCGCATGCCCGAGATCCGCGACGTCTACGCCACCGACCTCGGCCACGGCAAGCTGCAACTGCTGCGCCGCTGGCAACTGGCGGGCGATTTGCGCGCCGAGCGCTACGACGCCGCCTACGTGCTGCCCAATTCGCTCAAGTCCGCGCTGATCCCGTGGCTCGCCAATATCGGGCTGCGCATTGGCTATACGGGCGAGAACCGCTACGGCCTCTTGAACGTGCGCCATGCGAATCCGCCGAAGGACGAGCGCCCGCCCATGGTCAGGCACTACGCCGCGCTCGCCTACGCGCCCGGCGCGAGCGTGCCCGACGACCTGCCGATGCCGCGTCTCGAGTCGGACCCGAACGAGGCGTCGCGCGTGTCGGCGCGCTTCAATCTCGATACGCGCGTGCCGCTGCTCGTGTTCTGCCCCGGCGCCGAGTACGGTCCCGCCAAGCGGTGGCCGCCGGAGCATTTCGCGGCGCTCGCGAAGATGGTGGGCCAGTCGTTCCCGTACACGCAGATCGTCGCGCTCGGCTCGCCGAAGGACGCCCCGCTGGCCCAGGCCATTGCCGATCGCGCGCCGAACGTGCGCAACCTGTGCGGGCAGACCGCACTCGGCGAAGCCTGCGCGCTGATCTCACGCGCGAACGCCGTGGTGACCAACGATTCGGGCCTGATGCACGTGGCCGCCGCGCTGCGACGCCCGCTCGTCGCGCTGTACGGGTCGACGGATCCGCGCCACACGCCGCCCTTGTCCGAGCTTGCAAAGGTACAATGGCTGCATCTCGAATGTAGTCCCTGCTTTGCGCGCGAGTGTCCGCTCGGGCATCTGAACTGCCTGCGCGAACTGAGCCCGGAGCAAGTTTTCGGCGATCTGCGCGGCATGCTGCTCGGGCAGCGTTAG
- a CDS encoding nuclear transport factor 2 family protein — translation MPRFAHIFEAAADTLNAYYQAVAEVNIDSLMGLWIDEEFVSCITAEGAHLHGLSSIRAGLAAQLEAAPVSIEPLDIRVYDSLGTVVYAIVEAHRPVDPSAIPTMVFTTYVMVHERGEWRIAHIHASRMPDDAATQFSAKLRHGQGALH, via the coding sequence ATGCCACGTTTTGCCCACATCTTCGAAGCCGCCGCGGACACCCTCAACGCGTACTACCAGGCCGTCGCGGAAGTCAACATCGACAGCTTGATGGGCCTGTGGATCGATGAAGAATTCGTGAGCTGCATCACCGCGGAAGGCGCGCATCTGCACGGCCTGTCGAGCATCCGCGCTGGCCTCGCCGCGCAGCTCGAAGCGGCGCCGGTGTCGATCGAGCCACTCGACATCCGCGTGTACGACAGCCTCGGCACCGTGGTCTACGCGATCGTGGAAGCCCATCGTCCGGTCGATCCCAGCGCGATCCCCACCATGGTCTTCACGACCTATGTGATGGTTCACGAGCGCGGCGAGTGGCGTATCGCGCACATTCACGCGAGCCGCATGCCCGACGACGCAGCCACCCAGTTCTCGGCCAAATTGCGCCATGGCCAGGGCGCGCTGCACTGA
- a CDS encoding YheT family hydrolase, whose product MSTTDDTSKPSKAARVAAALEAQAAVLGANYDTDYRAPFWLPGAHIQTIVPALFSRLPAPAYRRERWDTPDGDFIEVDWLDRKRTGADSRNAQGAPLFVLFHGLEGGSSSHYARALAAAAHARGWHAAIPHFRSCSGPLNLLPRFYHLADSAEVDWVLRRFAARHAGPLVVAGVSLGGNVLLHWLAQRREDAAIVSAAAAISTPLDVHAGSEMLAQGFGMIYTRSFLKTLKVKALQKLEQYPGLFDAQAVLASRTMYEFDNVVTAPLHGFRDTHDYYTQATIRPKLGEIVVPTLVLNARNDPFLPDRALPARHEVSAAVELDQPEHGGHVGFMTGPFPGRSDWLAQRVLTYFSPFVSHG is encoded by the coding sequence ATGAGTACGACCGACGACACCAGCAAGCCCAGCAAGGCGGCCCGCGTCGCCGCCGCGCTCGAGGCCCAGGCTGCCGTGCTCGGCGCCAACTACGATACCGACTACCGCGCGCCGTTCTGGCTGCCCGGTGCGCACATTCAGACCATCGTGCCAGCGCTCTTCTCGCGCCTGCCCGCGCCCGCCTACCGGCGCGAGCGATGGGACACGCCCGATGGCGATTTCATCGAAGTGGACTGGCTCGACCGCAAGCGCACCGGTGCGGATTCACGCAACGCGCAAGGCGCACCGCTCTTCGTGCTGTTCCATGGCCTGGAAGGCGGCTCTAGCTCGCACTACGCGCGCGCACTCGCCGCGGCTGCGCACGCGCGCGGCTGGCACGCGGCGATCCCCCACTTTCGGAGTTGCAGCGGTCCGTTGAACCTGCTGCCGCGCTTCTACCATCTCGCCGATTCCGCCGAAGTCGACTGGGTCCTGCGCCGCTTCGCCGCCCGCCACGCCGGGCCGCTCGTCGTCGCGGGCGTGTCGCTCGGCGGCAACGTGCTGCTGCACTGGCTCGCGCAGCGCCGGGAGGACGCCGCGATCGTCTCGGCCGCCGCCGCGATCTCCACGCCGCTCGATGTGCATGCGGGCAGCGAGATGCTGGCGCAAGGCTTCGGCATGATCTACACGCGCAGCTTCCTGAAGACGCTGAAAGTCAAGGCGCTCCAGAAACTCGAGCAGTACCCCGGCCTCTTCGACGCACAAGCCGTGCTCGCGAGCCGCACGATGTACGAATTCGACAATGTCGTGACGGCGCCGCTGCACGGTTTTCGCGACACCCACGACTACTACACCCAGGCGACGATCCGTCCGAAGCTCGGCGAGATCGTCGTCCCCACGCTCGTGCTGAACGCGCGCAACGATCCGTTCCTGCCGGACCGGGCGCTGCCCGCGCGCCACGAAGTGAGCGCCGCCGTCGAGCTCGATCAGCCCGAGCACGGCGGCCACGTCGGCTTCATGACAGGACCGTTCCCCGGCCGCAGCGACTGGCTCGCGCAGCGCGTGCTCACTTATTTCTCGCCTTTCGTCTCTCATGGATGA
- a CDS encoding DUF2946 family protein produces MDDIVKQALARWPNVPHCTGWLLLDARGNWRMRDEAAQAQNAPGTSIRHEALLGFINRNYERDEDGQWYFQNGPQRVYVELEYTPWIVRLAAGDDGSHDALTLTDQGGQAFEPVAAYLDEAGSVIFADASTPPRAALLHDHDLDLFTDHATLTDDAGSGTFHWRAGAALPLQPIERADVSARFGFVTSPAHAEREAQAAQHGGTPRASRP; encoded by the coding sequence ATGGATGACATCGTCAAACAGGCGCTCGCGCGCTGGCCCAACGTCCCGCATTGCACGGGCTGGCTGCTGCTCGACGCACGCGGCAACTGGCGCATGCGCGACGAGGCCGCCCAGGCGCAGAACGCCCCCGGCACGTCGATCCGCCACGAAGCCCTGCTCGGCTTCATCAACCGCAATTACGAGCGCGATGAAGATGGCCAGTGGTACTTCCAGAACGGCCCGCAGCGCGTGTATGTCGAGCTCGAATACACGCCGTGGATCGTGCGGCTCGCTGCGGGTGACGACGGTAGCCATGACGCGCTGACGCTCACCGATCAAGGCGGTCAGGCGTTCGAGCCCGTCGCCGCCTACCTCGACGAAGCGGGCAGCGTGATCTTTGCCGATGCGAGCACGCCGCCGCGCGCGGCGTTGCTGCACGATCACGACCTCGACCTCTTCACCGACCACGCCACGCTCACGGACGACGCCGGCAGCGGCACCTTCCACTGGCGCGCCGGCGCCGCGCTGCCGCTGCAGCCGATCGAGCGCGCCGACGTGAGCGCGCGCTTTGGCTTCGTGACCAGCCCGGCACACGCCGAGCGCGAAGCGCAGGCAGCGCAGCACGGCGGCACGCCGCGAGCATCCAGGCCTTGA
- a CDS encoding M48 family metalloprotease, translated as MRLKRLLAAWLCASLAVSPQAYAQASNAAVLNLGAASPAATKPAPAPSGAAPNAPSTAPALVSGPFDDTADPVLPASIAQGVFGTYGGAQSRFSAPGQSGASSSSGNASVRPPAWVPQLPDLGDGSGGALTPQAERRIGERVMREIRRDPDYIGDWLVRDYLNSVAARLAAAASAQFIGGYRPDFDLFAIRDGQINAFSLPGGFIGVNSGLIVVTQTESELASVLGHEMGHVLQRHIARMLSESERTGLAALAGVLFGILAGVLAHSGDLGAGIALGSQAYAVDSQLRFSRAAEHEADRVGFQLLTGAGYDPWGMVAFFERLERDSMEETGVPAYARTHPLTGERIADMQDRARRAAYRQPHQAPEYGFVRARVRVLQDRTRNEYIDEVSRLRAELEDRTALNVAANWYGIAYAQTLLERYDDATASLANSRAAFAQFEAADGSKTRNSPSLDVLAVDIARRSGRVDDAVRLGEAAHKAWPGSHAATDALLQSLIAARRFKEAQTLARSQTEAEPQQDAWWLYLAQASAGLGDALTQHRAMAEKLALDGAWPSAIRQLKEARDMKSVGYYDLSTIEARLHDFEARYKQERQDEKDEGRG; from the coding sequence ATGCGTCTGAAACGACTGCTTGCTGCATGGTTGTGCGCGTCGCTCGCGGTTTCTCCGCAAGCGTACGCGCAGGCGTCGAATGCCGCCGTGCTCAATCTCGGCGCGGCTTCGCCGGCAGCCACGAAGCCCGCCCCGGCCCCCTCCGGTGCCGCGCCGAATGCGCCCAGCACGGCGCCCGCACTCGTGAGCGGCCCGTTCGACGACACTGCAGACCCCGTCCTCCCCGCATCGATCGCGCAGGGCGTGTTCGGCACTTACGGCGGCGCGCAGAGCCGCTTTTCGGCGCCGGGCCAATCTGGCGCATCTTCCTCGAGCGGCAACGCCAGCGTGCGCCCCCCCGCCTGGGTGCCCCAATTGCCCGATCTCGGCGACGGCTCGGGCGGCGCGCTCACGCCACAGGCCGAGCGCCGCATCGGCGAGCGCGTCATGCGCGAGATTCGCCGCGACCCCGACTATATCGGCGACTGGCTCGTGCGCGATTACCTCAATTCGGTCGCCGCGCGCCTCGCGGCGGCCGCGAGCGCACAGTTCATCGGCGGCTATCGGCCCGACTTCGATCTGTTCGCGATCCGCGACGGCCAGATCAACGCGTTCTCGCTGCCGGGCGGCTTCATCGGCGTGAACTCGGGGCTCATCGTCGTTACGCAAACGGAATCCGAGCTTGCCTCCGTGCTCGGGCACGAGATGGGTCACGTATTGCAGCGGCACATCGCACGCATGCTTTCAGAGAGCGAGCGCACCGGGCTCGCTGCGCTCGCGGGCGTGCTGTTCGGCATTCTCGCGGGCGTGCTCGCGCATAGCGGCGATCTGGGCGCCGGGATTGCGCTCGGCAGCCAGGCGTATGCCGTGGACAGCCAGTTGCGCTTCTCGCGCGCCGCGGAGCACGAGGCCGACCGCGTGGGCTTCCAGCTGCTGACGGGCGCGGGCTACGACCCGTGGGGCATGGTGGCGTTTTTCGAGCGGCTCGAGCGCGATTCGATGGAAGAGACGGGCGTGCCGGCCTACGCGCGCACGCACCCGCTAACGGGCGAGCGCATCGCCGACATGCAGGACCGCGCGCGCCGCGCCGCTTACCGGCAGCCGCACCAGGCGCCCGAGTACGGTTTCGTGCGTGCGCGCGTGCGCGTGCTACAAGACCGTACGCGCAACGAGTACATCGACGAGGTTTCGCGCCTGCGCGCGGAACTCGAGGACCGCACGGCGCTCAACGTCGCCGCGAACTGGTACGGCATCGCCTATGCGCAAACGCTGCTCGAGCGCTATGACGATGCCACGGCGTCGCTCGCTAACTCGCGTGCGGCGTTCGCGCAGTTCGAGGCTGCCGACGGCAGCAAAACACGCAACTCGCCGAGTCTCGACGTGCTCGCCGTAGATATCGCGCGCCGCTCGGGCCGCGTCGACGACGCCGTGCGGCTAGGCGAGGCCGCGCACAAGGCGTGGCCGGGCTCGCACGCGGCCACCGATGCGCTGCTGCAGTCGCTGATCGCGGCGCGCCGCTTCAAGGAGGCGCAGACGCTCGCGCGCAGCCAGACCGAGGCCGAACCGCAACAAGACGCATGGTGGCTCTATCTGGCGCAGGCGAGCGCAGGACTCGGTGACGCGCTCACGCAGCATCGGGCGATGGCGGAGAAGCTCGCGCTCGACGGCGCGTGGCCCTCGGCCATTCGACAGCTCAAGGAGGCGCGCGACATGAAATCGGTGGGCTACTACGATCTGTCGACCATCGAAGCGCGTTTGCACGACTTCGAGGCGCGCTACAAACAGGAGCGCCAGGACGAGAAGGATGAGGGCCGCGGCTGA
- the moaC gene encoding cyclic pyranopterin monophosphate synthase MoaC: MPELTHFDAAGDAHMVDVGGKAETKRIALASGTIRMLPETFALIRDGHAKKGDVIGVARIAAIQGAKRTSDLIPLCHPLAITRVKVDFALDEALPGVHCTAQVETLGRTGVEMEALTAVQVGLLTVYDMCKAVDRGMTITDVRVLEKHGGKSGDWVAER, from the coding sequence ATGCCTGAACTCACGCATTTTGACGCAGCCGGCGACGCCCATATGGTCGACGTTGGCGGCAAGGCAGAGACGAAGCGCATTGCGCTCGCGAGCGGCACGATCCGCATGTTGCCGGAAACTTTCGCGCTGATCCGCGACGGCCACGCGAAAAAAGGTGACGTGATCGGCGTTGCGCGCATCGCCGCCATCCAGGGGGCGAAGCGCACGTCGGATCTGATACCGCTGTGCCACCCGCTCGCGATCACGCGCGTGAAGGTGGACTTCGCGCTCGACGAAGCGCTGCCCGGCGTCCACTGCACGGCGCAGGTGGAAACGCTCGGCCGCACGGGCGTGGAGATGGAAGCGCTGACCGCCGTGCAGGTCGGACTACTGACGGTCTACGACATGTGCAAGGCGGTGGACCGCGGCATGACAATCACCGATGTGCGCGTGCTGGAGAAGCACGGCGGGAAGTCTGGGGATTGGGTGGCGGAGCGCTGA
- a CDS encoding nucleotide pyrophosphohydrolase has product MTLDELRAQVLAFRDERDWKQFHTLRNLIVSTSIEAGELLETVQWKTDAQIDALLADPAQLTHLKHECADVFIYLLLVAHTAGIDLVDAAAEKLKLNAQRYPVEKAKGTAAKYSEL; this is encoded by the coding sequence ATGACTCTCGACGAACTGCGCGCGCAGGTTCTGGCGTTCCGGGACGAGCGCGACTGGAAACAGTTTCACACGCTGCGCAACCTGATCGTCTCCACGAGCATCGAGGCAGGCGAGCTGCTGGAAACGGTGCAGTGGAAGACCGACGCGCAGATCGACGCCCTGCTCGCCGATCCCGCACAACTCACGCACCTCAAGCACGAATGCGCGGATGTGTTCATCTACCTTCTGCTGGTCGCGCATACCGCGGGAATCGATCTGGTCGATGCGGCAGCCGAAAAGCTCAAGCTCAACGCGCAGCGCTACCCCGTGGAGAAGGCGAAAGGCACCGCCGCGAAATATTCCGAGCTTTGA
- a CDS encoding PglL family O-oligosaccharyltransferase, with protein sequence MPSNFARYLTFVLLALALTLPYAVVNHTYPIPTFYAEFVALTLYVLMGAATLLLVRPVRSGEGFASPTVALVPLFFGLLLIVQTFALPLAEPSMNWLGAGYLLAAFLATHAGYTITRARLMQSALVWGAFALQFGGLFAVFSQVIQLFHLETKVTPLVVAYNVTVERRPFGNMAQANHLATYIAFAMAGAMYLALTRRLNILLWGVLTAIYSGGLALTVSRGPWLQMGVIFVAGMWIALTGCRSEAGEGRSVGAEGLASAAASGRKAGGVRAWIIPVVLVLIFFGMNAFVRWANIHYGLDLAQSAAERMKDASQIAPRLALWRYGWTMFKSHPVLGVGWGDFPVHQFELVRSLGGVEIANNAHDIFLDLLAKTGIVGLAIVVIGLVAWFVRGLRAPHTAERVFGFMLIGVLVMHALVEYPQQYMFFLLPAMFVFGLLETKPLRIVPSRVSLGVYAVVVFGGVAALYPVLRDYNRAEVLYYGQHPARDYGDDPSRLFGAWGDYGMATLLPMNAASLSTKLYAHQRAIALLPGETVLRRYAVLQALDGDTAGAFDTAERLRIFATELHDWPTQLASLYGLLDEQPTLADFKAQLVKKYGTPAKSVEQDDEDDSDD encoded by the coding sequence ATGCCTTCCAATTTTGCGCGTTACCTTACGTTCGTCTTGCTGGCCCTCGCGTTGACGCTGCCCTATGCGGTCGTCAACCACACCTATCCGATTCCCACGTTCTACGCGGAATTCGTTGCGCTGACGCTTTATGTGCTGATGGGCGCCGCGACGCTGCTGCTCGTTCGCCCGGTGCGCTCGGGCGAGGGCTTCGCGTCGCCCACGGTCGCGCTCGTGCCGCTTTTCTTCGGCCTGTTGCTGATCGTGCAGACGTTCGCATTGCCGCTCGCCGAGCCCTCGATGAACTGGCTCGGCGCAGGCTATCTGCTCGCCGCCTTCCTGGCGACGCACGCGGGCTACACCATCACGCGCGCGCGCCTCATGCAGTCGGCGCTTGTGTGGGGGGCGTTCGCGCTGCAGTTCGGTGGGCTCTTCGCCGTGTTCAGCCAGGTGATCCAGCTCTTTCACCTGGAAACGAAGGTCACGCCGCTCGTGGTCGCGTACAACGTGACGGTCGAGCGCCGGCCATTCGGCAACATGGCACAGGCCAATCACCTGGCCACGTATATCGCCTTTGCGATGGCGGGGGCGATGTACCTCGCGCTCACGCGGCGTCTGAACATCCTGCTGTGGGGTGTGCTGACCGCGATCTATTCAGGTGGCCTCGCGCTCACGGTGTCGCGCGGGCCGTGGCTGCAGATGGGCGTGATTTTTGTCGCGGGCATGTGGATCGCGCTCACGGGCTGCCGCAGCGAAGCAGGCGAAGGGCGCAGCGTGGGCGCGGAAGGCCTGGCATCGGCGGCGGCCTCGGGTCGCAAGGCCGGTGGCGTGCGCGCCTGGATCATCCCGGTCGTCCTCGTGCTGATCTTTTTCGGCATGAATGCGTTCGTGCGCTGGGCCAATATCCACTACGGGCTGGACCTGGCGCAGTCGGCTGCTGAACGCATGAAGGACGCCAGCCAGATCGCGCCGCGCCTCGCGCTGTGGCGCTACGGCTGGACGATGTTCAAATCGCATCCGGTGCTGGGCGTCGGCTGGGGCGATTTCCCGGTGCATCAGTTCGAGTTGGTCCGCTCGCTTGGCGGCGTCGAGATCGCTAATAACGCGCACGATATCTTCCTCGACCTGCTCGCGAAGACCGGCATCGTCGGCCTTGCCATCGTCGTGATCGGTCTCGTCGCGTGGTTCGTGCGCGGGTTGCGCGCGCCGCATACTGCCGAGCGCGTGTTCGGTTTCATGCTGATCGGCGTGCTCGTCATGCATGCGCTCGTCGAATATCCGCAGCAGTACATGTTCTTCTTGCTGCCGGCGATGTTCGTTTTCGGCCTGCTGGAGACGAAGCCGCTGCGGATTGTGCCGTCGCGCGTCTCACTCGGCGTGTATGCGGTGGTCGTGTTCGGCGGCGTCGCGGCGCTGTACCCGGTGCTGCGCGACTACAACCGCGCCGAGGTGCTCTATTACGGACAGCATCCGGCGCGCGACTACGGCGACGACCCTTCGCGCCTGTTCGGCGCCTGGGGCGACTACGGCATGGCGACGCTATTGCCGATGAACGCTGCGAGCCTTTCGACCAAGCTTTACGCGCACCAGCGCGCCATCGCGCTGCTGCCCGGCGAGACGGTGCTGCGCCGCTACGCCGTTTTGCAGGCACTGGATGGCGACACGGCGGGCGCATTCGATACGGCGGAGCGCCTGCGGATTTTCGCCACGGAGTTGCACGACTGGCCGACCCAGCTCGCGTCGCTCTACGGGCTGCTCGACGAACAGCCCACGCTTGCGGACTTCAAGGCGCAGCTCGTCAAGAAATACGGGACGCCGGCGAAGTCGGTCGAACAAGACGACGAGGACGATTCGGACGATTGA
- a CDS encoding pilin encodes MSPPPGNGRPCFARLSRLAGIACRWTARGFTLIELMIVLAIVGVIAAYAIPAYQDYLARSRVGEGLSLAASARLAVAENAASGNAFGAGYTVPPATRNVESLHVDDTTGQITIAFTSRVAPEGSNTIVLVPSVPDNADAPTARVALAQGSVQGGTLTWECFAAGKTASSLGAPGAGPSPVDGATLAGNLAPPECRA; translated from the coding sequence ATGAGCCCGCCGCCGGGCAACGGCCGCCCGTGTTTCGCGCGACTTTCGCGCCTCGCAGGCATTGCCTGCCGCTGGACTGCACGCGGCTTCACGCTGATCGAATTGATGATCGTGCTCGCGATCGTCGGCGTGATCGCCGCTTACGCCATTCCCGCGTACCAGGATTATCTCGCCCGCAGCCGCGTGGGCGAGGGCCTCTCGCTCGCGGCTTCCGCGCGGCTTGCCGTGGCGGAGAACGCCGCAAGCGGCAACGCGTTCGGCGCGGGCTACACGGTGCCACCCGCAACGCGCAACGTAGAGTCGCTGCATGTCGACGATACGACCGGTCAGATCACGATTGCATTCACCTCGCGCGTGGCGCCCGAGGGCAGCAATACGATCGTGCTCGTGCCTTCGGTGCCCGACAACGCCGATGCGCCCACCGCGCGCGTCGCGCTTGCTCAGGGCAGCGTGCAAGGCGGCACGCTCACATGGGAGTGCTTCGCAGCGGGCAAGACGGCTTCGTCGCTTGGCGCGCCCGGCGCGGGCCCATCGCCCGTGGACGGCGCAACGCTGGCGGGCAATCTCGCGCCGCCGGAGTGCCGCGCATAG
- a CDS encoding TerC family protein codes for MLEFFATLHWGAVIQIIVIDILLGGDNAVVIALACRDLPSQQRMRGILWGTAGAIALRVVLIAFAVVLLNVPFLKFAGGLLLLWIGVRLLAPSHLEHANVKPADKLIGAIKTIIVADAVMSLDNVVAIAGAAEAADPRHRIALVIFGLMVSIPLIVWGSQLVLKLLDRYPVIVTLGAALLGWIAGGLIINDPAGDRWPLLDTPAAEYGMCVAGAVFVVALGSWLRRRNARRGAAQGPQSH; via the coding sequence ATGCTCGAATTTTTCGCGACGCTCCATTGGGGCGCTGTCATCCAGATCATCGTCATCGACATCCTGCTCGGCGGCGACAACGCCGTGGTGATCGCGCTCGCCTGCCGCGACCTGCCTTCGCAGCAGCGCATGCGCGGCATTCTGTGGGGCACCGCTGGCGCGATTGCGCTGCGCGTGGTGCTGATCGCCTTCGCCGTGGTGCTGCTCAACGTGCCGTTCCTCAAGTTCGCGGGCGGCCTGCTGTTGCTCTGGATTGGCGTGCGGCTGCTCGCGCCCAGTCATCTCGAGCACGCCAACGTGAAGCCCGCCGACAAGCTGATCGGCGCGATCAAGACGATCATCGTCGCCGATGCGGTGATGAGCCTCGACAACGTGGTCGCGATCGCGGGTGCTGCCGAAGCGGCCGATCCGCGCCATCGCATCGCGCTCGTGATCTTCGGGCTGATGGTGAGCATTCCGCTCATCGTGTGGGGCAGCCAGCTCGTGCTCAAGCTGCTCGACCGCTATCCGGTGATCGTGACACTCGGCGCAGCGCTGCTCGGCTGGATCGCGGGTGGTCTCATCATCAACGACCCAGCCGGCGACCGTTGGCCACTGCTCGATACGCCCGCGGCCGAGTACGGCATGTGCGTGGCCGGGGCGGTGTTCGTCGTCGCACTCGGGTCCTGGCTCAGGCGCCGCAACGCGCGGCGCGGCGCGGCGCAAGGGCCGCAGTCGCACTGA
- the sucD gene encoding succinate--CoA ligase subunit alpha, with protein MSILINKDTKVITQGITGKTGQFHTRACREYANGREAFVAGVNPKKAGEDFEGIPIYANVREAKDATGATVSVIYVPPAGAAAAIWEAVEADLDLAICITEGIPVRDMIEVKDRMRREGRKTLLLGPNCPGTITPDELKIGIMPGHIHRKGRIGVVSRSGTLTYEAVAQLTAIGLGQSSAVGIGGDPINGLKHIDVMKMFNDDPDTDAVIMIGEIGGPDEANAAEWIKDNMKKPVVGFIAGVTAPPGKRMGHAGALISGGADTADAKLEIMDACGIKVTRNPSEMGRLLKAML; from the coding sequence ATGTCGATTCTGATCAACAAAGACACCAAGGTCATCACGCAGGGCATCACCGGCAAGACCGGTCAGTTCCACACCCGCGCTTGCCGTGAGTACGCGAACGGCCGCGAAGCGTTCGTCGCTGGCGTGAACCCGAAGAAGGCCGGCGAAGATTTCGAAGGCATTCCTATCTACGCGAACGTGCGTGAAGCGAAGGACGCCACCGGCGCGACCGTTTCGGTCATTTATGTGCCGCCGGCAGGCGCTGCTGCTGCGATCTGGGAAGCCGTCGAGGCCGACCTCGATCTCGCGATCTGTATCACGGAAGGCATTCCGGTTCGCGACATGATCGAAGTGAAGGACCGTATGCGCCGCGAAGGCCGCAAGACGCTGCTCCTCGGCCCGAACTGCCCCGGCACGATCACGCCGGACGAGCTGAAGATCGGCATCATGCCGGGTCACATCCACCGCAAGGGCCGCATCGGCGTCGTGTCGCGTTCGGGCACGCTGACGTATGAAGCAGTTGCGCAGCTGACCGCGATCGGCCTCGGCCAGTCGTCGGCTGTCGGTATCGGCGGCGACCCGATCAACGGTCTGAAGCACATCGACGTCATGAAGATGTTCAACGACGATCCGGATACGGACGCCGTGATCATGATCGGCGAAATCGGCGGTCCGGATGAAGCCAACGCCGCCGAGTGGATCAAGGACAACATGAAGAAGCCGGTGGTGGGCTTCATCGCGGGCGTCACGGCGCCTCCGGGCAAGCGCATGGGCCACGCCGGCGCGCTGATCTCGGGCGGTGCTGACACGGCCGACGCGAAGCTGGAAATCATGGACGCGTGCGGCATCAAGGTCACGCGCAATCCGTCGGAAATGGGCCGTCTGCTCAAGGCGATGCTGTAA